One Alphaproteobacteria bacterium genomic window, ACACAGGTTCAATGTTTGCATTCTGGATACGCACGTGAATCATGCGATCTTCTTCTTTGTCTTTGCGGGTCAATTCGTGCTTCTTGATTTTGCCAGTCATATAGTCGTCAACGTTGGCCGCAGCAACCAAGCCGTACTGGGTGCGACCGTCCATTGTCTGGGCATAGATGTAATACATTTCTGCGGAATCCTGGACCAGCCAACCACGCTGTTGCCACAGGTTAAAGTTTTCGACCGCTTTGTCATAGACGGGCCCTGAATGTTCGTCGGCAATCGGATCAAAATCAATTTCTGGTTTAATGATGTGCAGTAATGATTTTTCGGTGGCCTCGACCTTGGCCTCGGCCGAGTTTAAGACATCGTATGGACGCGATGCAACTTCGGCGGCGAATTCACGTGGCGGACGAACGCCCGCAAATGGTTTTATTTTCATTTCTTTCCCCCTGTTTTTCTAGCGTTGTTTTTCATCTAAAATAAACTTTTTGCCGTTGGCAAGTTTGCGGATTCGTTCAACACGCGGTAATAACGAACTGCGGTTGGACATGATAAACCCCAGCGCCACACCTAACGCTTTATTTTTTTGTTTTCTTGGATTCTGTTTTGAACTGAATATCACGCAGTTTTTTGTATTCGCCATTTTGCGCGCACAGTTCTGCGTCTGTTCCCATTTCGACAATCTGACCGCCCTTGATAACGCAAATGATATCTGCGTCCAAGATAGTGGACAGACGGTGCGCAATAACAAATGTCGTGCGCCCACGCATCAAATCGTTTAATGCCGCCTGGATTAATTTTTCGCTTTGTGTATCCAGCGCAGATGTCGCTTCGTCCAATAACAGGATTGGTGCGTCTTTTAATATTGCACGCGCAATTGCAATGCGCTGTTTCTGGCCACCGGACAACAAGCCGCCACCTTCGCCAACAGATGTTTTGTATCCATCTGGAAATTCGTTAATAAAACCATCGGCATTTGCCGCGATTGCCGCTGCGACAACTTCGTCATGTGTTGCGTCGGGACGGCCGTATTTAATGTTGTCTTCGATTGAACCGTTGAACAGGAATACGGACTGTGAAACCTCGGCAATATTTTCACGCAGGGATTTTAATGTGTACTTTTTTATATCGGTGCGATTAATTGTAATTTTACCGGTTTGCGGTTCATAGAAACGTTCCAACAAATTGAACATCGTTGTTTTACCACCACCAGATGGACCAACCAGGGCGCAAACCTTGCCCGCAGGGACATGTAAATCGATATCTGTCAAAACTGGTTCAGATGGATTATATGCAAATGAAACATTATGAAAACCGACCGATAAATTTTTCGCGGTTAATTCACGCGCATCGGGCGCATCAACAATGTCTGGTTTGCTGTCCAGGAAATTAAACAAAATTTCCGCCGCCAACAGACCATGCTGCAATGTGTCGCCGGTGCTGGTAATCGATTTTGCCGGTTTGTACGCTGCGGTCAATGCCAACAGGAACGCTGTAAAATCACCGGTTGAAATCGTGCCACTGGCAATAAAATGCCCGCCCATAATCATCGCAATGCACAGGCCAATTGAAATCATAAATTCCATCAATGGTGAACGCAGGGCGTTGGCCTGGGTGCTTTTGTACGAATTGCTCATAGAACTGTTTAAAACGTGCGCGAATTTCTTTTCTTCGCGTTCTTCGGCGGCGAACGCCTGGATTGTTTTGATGCCGTGTAATGTCTGGTTTAACTGTTGCGATACATTGTTGGCAATACCAAATGACTGACGCGATAACTTGCGACGTTTGCGCATAATAACAACCATAGGAATCATAATCGCCGGCGCAAGGAACATTAAAACAACACACATCTGGGGTGCGTAATAGAACATCAATGCCAACGTCATAATCAATGTCGCGACATTTTGAACAACCCGGATTACAGTTCCTGTTACCAGATTCAATACCGCGCCAGCCTGGACGCCAAAATAGTTTAAATTCTTGCCAATGCCGTCAGAATAAAAACGCGCCAGGTTCATGTGCGTCATGTGTTTATAGATTTTCTTTTGCAAATTCGCACTGGCCAGCAGGCCACCCTTGGCCATAATCAGGGCCTTGGCATAAGTGAATGCACCCTTGGCACCAAAGGCAACAATAACCTGAACCCCCAGCCAATAAATGGCGGCCAGGCTTTTTTCAATAAAGGCCTTGTCCACAACCTGTTGAACGATTGTGATGGTGTACGCTTCGGCAGCAGCGGCCAAAATGGTAAAAATAATACCCGCCGCCAACCATTTCCAATATGGACGTCCGATTTCACGCCACACGCGCCCATACAAGGACCATTTAATTCGACCGTTTGATTCATCGCCCTTAACAAAGGCAACAATTTTATTTTTAATTTTTTTCATCATAGCGTGCGTATTATAAAAAACAAAGTTCAACAAGTCTAGTCCAAAAGATTATGGGGCGATTTTTCATTTTTAGATTGACAAGGGGATTAAAAACGTATAAAATCCATTCGCTTTCATGATGAAAGTGGCAAAGTTTTGGGGTCATAGCTCAGTTGGTAGAGCACCTGCTTTGCAAGCAGGGGGTCGTCAGTTCGAGTCTGATTGGCTCCACCAAAACAAGTGAAAGGGGGATGTAAAATCCCCTTTTTAAGTAAAACAACAAAATAAAATGCGTCAAAGGGGGTGAATACATATGGTAAAAGTTCTGGTTCGCGACAATAACGTCGAACAGGCACTGCGCG contains:
- a CDS encoding ABC transporter ATP-binding protein codes for the protein MMKKIKNKIVAFVKGDESNGRIKWSLYGRVWREIGRPYWKWLAAGIIFTILAAAAEAYTITIVQQVVDKAFIEKSLAAIYWLGVQVIVAFGAKGAFTYAKALIMAKGGLLASANLQKKIYKHMTHMNLARFYSDGIGKNLNYFGVQAGAVLNLVTGTVIRVVQNVATLIMTLALMFYYAPQMCVVLMFLAPAIMIPMVVIMRKRRKLSRQSFGIANNVSQQLNQTLHGIKTIQAFAAEEREEKKFAHVLNSSMSNSYKSTQANALRSPLMEFMISIGLCIAMIMGGHFIASGTISTGDFTAFLLALTAAYKPAKSITSTGDTLQHGLLAAEILFNFLDSKPDIVDAPDARELTAKNLSVGFHNVSFAYNPSEPVLTDIDLHVPAGKVCALVGPSGGGKTTMFNLLERFYEPQTGKITINRTDIKKYTLKSLRENIAEVSQSVFLFNGSIEDNIKYGRPDATHDEVVAAAIAANADGFINEFPDGYKTSVGEGGGLLSGGQKQRIAIARAILKDAPILLLDEATSALDTQSEKLIQAALNDLMRGRTTFVIAHRLSTILDADIICVIKGGQIVEMGTDAELCAQNGEYKKLRDIQFKTESKKTKK